One Malus sylvestris chromosome 14, drMalSylv7.2, whole genome shotgun sequence DNA segment encodes these proteins:
- the LOC126598553 gene encoding uncharacterized protein LOC126598553 isoform X1 yields MDSYLTRCSSSTHTLSVVECFLFQQTSISDRKMARCFQGWVFLLAVLVLALSTPCSHAHLKHKKFKTKTGVYLSPKFVLEPGLSSNKYFYNVHFPKGHIALKNFNAEVIDEEGNSSPLHEVYVHHWIVERYYARKGYVEPEQQLPQQLSESDVIWLRNSGMCQNGALGQYFGLGSETRKTATDVPGHYGIEVGDGEGVPDGFEERWMLNVHAIDTRGVEYDLGCTECRCDMYNVSRDQSGQPLPAGYTGGLTCCPDGAKCRLKQGFDGEKKNHYLRYTVKWVDWSESVVPVKVYILDVTDRMNHSAPTGAKHNCLVEYDVEKSCNATNGCLDNKWAKITMPTGGHVIYGVAHLHRGGLGSTLHGEDGRVLCSSTPIYGKGKEAGNEAGYVVAMTTCYPWPGSVKIKDGETLTVVSNYESTQLHSGVMGLFYILVAETL; encoded by the exons ATGGATTCATATCTAACACGGTGCTCATCTTCAACTCATACTCTTTCGGTGGTTGAGTGCTTCCTCTTCCAGCAGACATCCATTTCGGA CAGGAAAATGGCACGTTGTTTTCAAGGTTGGGTATTTTTGTTAGCCGTGCTAGTATTGGCATTAAGCACTCCATGTTCACATGCACATCTGAAACACAAGAAATTTAAGACCAAGACTGGCGTCTACCTCTCCCCTAAGTTTGTGTTGGAACCAGGATTAAGTTCCAACAAATACTTTTACAACGTTCACTTCCCAAAAGGTCACATTGCCCTAAAGAATTTCAATGCTGAAGTAATTGATGAAGAAGGGAATTCCAGTCCTCTTCATGAAGTCTACGTCCATCACTGGATTGTTGAAAGATATTATGCTCGGAAAGGTTACGTGGAGCCAGAGCAGCAACTTCCCCAGCAGCTCTCGGAATCGGATGTTATATGGTTGAGGAACAGTGGGATGTGCCAGAATGGTGCTCTTGGACAATATTTCGGACTCGGATCCGAAACACGAAAAACAGCCACAGATGTTCCAGGTCATTATGGAATCGAAGTTGGGGATGGTGAAGGGGTTCCTGATGGGTTTGAGGAGAGATGGATGCTCAATGTGCATGCAATTGATACTAGAGGAGTGGAATATGACCTAGGGTGCACGGAGTGCAGGTGTGATATGTATAACGTGTCCAGGGATCAAAGTGGCCAGCCTCTGCCGGCTGGGTACACCGGGGGTTTGACATGTTGCCCTGATGGTGCAAAGTGCAGACTGAAACAAGGGTTTGATGGTGAAAAGAAAAACCACTACTTGAGATATACTGTGAAGTGGGTTGACTGGTCTGAGTCTGTTGTGCCTGTCAAGGTTTATATCCTTGATGTCACTGATAGAATGAATCATTCAGCGCCTACTGGAGCTAAACACAACTGCctg GTCGAATATGATGTTGAAAAGTCTTGCAATGCCACTAATGGGTGCTTAGACAACAAATGGGCAAAGATTACAATGCCAACTGGTGGTCATGTCATCTATGGTGTAGCCCATCTGCACAGGGGGGGGCTTGGTTCAACACTGCATGGAGAG GATGGAAGGGTTTTGTGTTCGTCAACACCAATTtatggaaaaggaaaagaagcgGGAAATGAGGCTGGTTATGTCGTTGCAATGACTACTTGTTACCCTTGGCCGGGCTCAGTTAAGATAAAAGATGGGGAGACACTGACTGTAGTTTCTAATTACGAGAGCACTCAGCTGCACAGCGGAGTTATGGGTCTCTTCTACATTTTGGTAGCAGAAACACTTTGA
- the LOC126598553 gene encoding uncharacterized protein LOC126598553 isoform X2 yields MDSYLTRCSSSTHTLSVVECFLFQQTSISEKMARCFQGWVFLLAVLVLALSTPCSHAHLKHKKFKTKTGVYLSPKFVLEPGLSSNKYFYNVHFPKGHIALKNFNAEVIDEEGNSSPLHEVYVHHWIVERYYARKGYVEPEQQLPQQLSESDVIWLRNSGMCQNGALGQYFGLGSETRKTATDVPGHYGIEVGDGEGVPDGFEERWMLNVHAIDTRGVEYDLGCTECRCDMYNVSRDQSGQPLPAGYTGGLTCCPDGAKCRLKQGFDGEKKNHYLRYTVKWVDWSESVVPVKVYILDVTDRMNHSAPTGAKHNCLVEYDVEKSCNATNGCLDNKWAKITMPTGGHVIYGVAHLHRGGLGSTLHGEDGRVLCSSTPIYGKGKEAGNEAGYVVAMTTCYPWPGSVKIKDGETLTVVSNYESTQLHSGVMGLFYILVAETL; encoded by the exons ATGGATTCATATCTAACACGGTGCTCATCTTCAACTCATACTCTTTCGGTGGTTGAGTGCTTCCTCTTCCAGCAGACATCCATTTCGGA GAAAATGGCACGTTGTTTTCAAGGTTGGGTATTTTTGTTAGCCGTGCTAGTATTGGCATTAAGCACTCCATGTTCACATGCACATCTGAAACACAAGAAATTTAAGACCAAGACTGGCGTCTACCTCTCCCCTAAGTTTGTGTTGGAACCAGGATTAAGTTCCAACAAATACTTTTACAACGTTCACTTCCCAAAAGGTCACATTGCCCTAAAGAATTTCAATGCTGAAGTAATTGATGAAGAAGGGAATTCCAGTCCTCTTCATGAAGTCTACGTCCATCACTGGATTGTTGAAAGATATTATGCTCGGAAAGGTTACGTGGAGCCAGAGCAGCAACTTCCCCAGCAGCTCTCGGAATCGGATGTTATATGGTTGAGGAACAGTGGGATGTGCCAGAATGGTGCTCTTGGACAATATTTCGGACTCGGATCCGAAACACGAAAAACAGCCACAGATGTTCCAGGTCATTATGGAATCGAAGTTGGGGATGGTGAAGGGGTTCCTGATGGGTTTGAGGAGAGATGGATGCTCAATGTGCATGCAATTGATACTAGAGGAGTGGAATATGACCTAGGGTGCACGGAGTGCAGGTGTGATATGTATAACGTGTCCAGGGATCAAAGTGGCCAGCCTCTGCCGGCTGGGTACACCGGGGGTTTGACATGTTGCCCTGATGGTGCAAAGTGCAGACTGAAACAAGGGTTTGATGGTGAAAAGAAAAACCACTACTTGAGATATACTGTGAAGTGGGTTGACTGGTCTGAGTCTGTTGTGCCTGTCAAGGTTTATATCCTTGATGTCACTGATAGAATGAATCATTCAGCGCCTACTGGAGCTAAACACAACTGCctg GTCGAATATGATGTTGAAAAGTCTTGCAATGCCACTAATGGGTGCTTAGACAACAAATGGGCAAAGATTACAATGCCAACTGGTGGTCATGTCATCTATGGTGTAGCCCATCTGCACAGGGGGGGGCTTGGTTCAACACTGCATGGAGAG GATGGAAGGGTTTTGTGTTCGTCAACACCAATTtatggaaaaggaaaagaagcgGGAAATGAGGCTGGTTATGTCGTTGCAATGACTACTTGTTACCCTTGGCCGGGCTCAGTTAAGATAAAAGATGGGGAGACACTGACTGTAGTTTCTAATTACGAGAGCACTCAGCTGCACAGCGGAGTTATGGGTCTCTTCTACATTTTGGTAGCAGAAACACTTTGA